From Rutidosis leptorrhynchoides isolate AG116_Rl617_1_P2 chromosome 3, CSIRO_AGI_Rlap_v1, whole genome shotgun sequence, a single genomic window includes:
- the LOC139898057 gene encoding uncharacterized protein At4g06598-like, producing MANSKGSATTRNMMYNGRNSLLPPKCPFPTSYGADYISNAAIGPKVTPKDRNGNSLHQRASSESLLIEEQPSWLDELLNEPESPVQRGHRRSSSDSFTYLEAANAVKNEHQIRNLTTVNPSWANQDLLYKDARNMPFYGEQNSVINNRARAQNAHSSGMASSVDNLGLRRSVSLGATQDLNGIGSVTEKKEAADAGPQRSGDARTQDANPSFERNDSLNNMSETDTKRAKQQFAQRSRVRKLQYIAELERSVQALRAEGCEVSAEMEFLNQQSLILGMENKALKQRLDNLAQEQLIKRLEHEVLEREFGRLRALYQQQQPPPPPQQPPQSHRRTASRDRLDFQFSNLSLKNKDSSPVRDPVSSQPRT from the exons ATGGCAAATTCTAAAGGTTCAGCAACGACAAGAAATATGATGTATAATGGACGGAACTCTTTACTCCCCCCTAAATGTCCATTTCCAACGTCATATGGTGCCGATTATATTTCAAATGCTGCAATTGGGCCAAAAGTAACGCCTAAGGACAGAAATGGAAATTCACTCCATCAGCGGGCTTCATCTGAAAGCCTTTTAATTGAAGAACAACCTTCGTGGCTAGATGAACTTCTAAATGAACCAGAATCACCCGTACAACGAGGCCATCGACGTTCGTCGAGCGACTCTTTTACGTACTTGGAAGCCGCCAATGCGGTGAAAAACGAACACCAAATAAGAAACTTGACTACCGTTAATCCTTCATGGGCAAATCAAGATTTACTTTATAAAGATGCTCGAAATATGCCGTTTTATGGTGAACAGAATTCCGTTATAAATAATAGAGCACGTGCACAAAATGCACATTCTAGTGGTATGGCATCTTCTGTAGACAATTTGGGTCTTCGAAGATCTGTATCGTTAGGTGCTACACAAGACCTTAATGGAATTGGTTCAGTAACCGAAAAGAAAGAAGCAGCTGATGCGGGCCCACAGCGTTCGGGCGACGCTCGTACTCAAGATGCAAACCCATCTTTTGAAAGAAATGATTCTTTGAATAACATGTCAGAAACAGATACGAAACGTGCCAAGCA GCAATTTGCACAACGTTCGCGAGTGAGGAAACTTCAGTATATTGCTGAGCTGGAGAGGAGTGTACAGGCTTTACGAGCAGAAGGTTGTGAGGTTTCGGCTGAAATGGAATTTCTAAACCAGCAAAGTCTTATTCTGGGAATGGAGAACAAGGCACTCAAACAACGCTTGGATAATTTGGCTCAAGAGCAACTCATCAAACGTT TGGAACATGAAGTTTTGGAGAGAGAGTTTGGTCGACTGCGGGCCTTGTATCagcaacaacaaccaccaccaccaccacaacagccGCCACAAAGTCACCGGCGAACCGCCAGTCGTGATAGACTCGATTTCCAATTTTCAAACCTTTCTTTGAAAAATAAAGACTCTAGCCCTGTGCGTGATCCTGTTTCTAGCCAACCCCGtacctaa